A single Bacillota bacterium DNA region contains:
- a CDS encoding DUF4145 domain-containing protein produces MLSASGSWQCPFCKSYATIRERDSKRWHLDLDLPSADGHHVLLIDYIVCPNDACRKFTLTAMMAKVGSADDPRKWKLVPQPDAAPLPDYVPQAVREDYLEAHAIKELSPKAAATLARRCLQGIIRDFWEVSRDRLIDEIRAIQDKVDPLTWQAIDAVRKVGNIGAHMEKDVNLIIDVEPHEAEQLLALVEMLVRDWYVARHERQRMLSAIVEMAESKEAARKKLFDTQAEGQSGDAVG; encoded by the coding sequence GTGCTTTCGGCGTCGGGGAGTTGGCAATGCCCGTTCTGCAAGTCCTATGCCACGATTCGCGAGCGCGATAGCAAGAGGTGGCATCTCGACCTCGATCTGCCCAGCGCCGACGGCCATCATGTCCTGCTAATCGACTACATTGTGTGCCCGAACGATGCATGTCGGAAGTTCACCCTGACCGCCATGATGGCAAAGGTGGGGTCGGCAGATGATCCCCGTAAGTGGAAACTGGTTCCACAGCCTGACGCGGCCCCTTTACCGGATTACGTTCCCCAAGCGGTTCGCGAGGACTATTTGGAAGCGCACGCCATCAAAGAACTGAGCCCGAAAGCCGCGGCCACTCTTGCACGGCGCTGTCTCCAGGGGATTATCCGGGACTTCTGGGAGGTGAGCCGCGACCGACTGATCGATGAGATCAGGGCCATCCAGGACAAGGTCGATCCGTTAACTTGGCAAGCCATAGACGCGGTTCGCAAAGTCGGCAACATCGGGGCCCACATGGAGAAGGACGTGAACCTGATCATCGACGTGGAACCTCACGAAGCTGAGCAGCTCCTGGCCCTCGTCGAGATGTTGGTTCGCGATTGGTACGTGGCGCGCCACGAGCGGCAACGCATGCTGAGCGCCATCGTGGAAATGGCGGAAAGCAAGGAGGCCGCGCGGAAGAAACTATTCGACACTCAGGCGGAGGGGCAATCCGGGGACGCTGTGGGGTAG
- a CDS encoding lamin tail domain-containing protein, with protein MAEEVVLVNEGTKPVDLSGWVLVSVTGNQRFTFPAGTVLRPGGQVVVRSGPGATSGPGVLVWTRANVWNNQGEPAELRDATGRLVAWHSR; from the coding sequence GTGGCGGAGGAGGTCGTCCTCGTCAACGAGGGCACGAAGCCTGTGGATCTGTCGGGCTGGGTGCTCGTCAGCGTGACGGGCAACCAGCGGTTCACGTTCCCGGCGGGCACGGTGCTCCGGCCCGGTGGGCAGGTCGTCGTCCGGTCGGGGCCGGGCGCGACATCGGGGCCAGGGGTGCTCGTCTGGACGAGGGCGAACGTCTGGAACAATCAGGGCGAGCCGGCGGAACTGCGCGACGCAACCGGACGACTGGTTGCTTGGCATTCGCGATAG